The following are encoded in a window of Acipenser ruthenus chromosome 26, fAciRut3.2 maternal haplotype, whole genome shotgun sequence genomic DNA:
- the LOC131701646 gene encoding CUE domain-containing protein 1-like isoform X3: MTSLFRRSSSRGGSAGSNDGAPGNGSSAAPQDLNNSRPAARPVRRLEFNQAMEDFKIMFPSVDSDVIECVLRANSGAVEATINQLLQMNMDGYDDSDDSDDSIPPEILERTLEPDSSDEEPPPVYSPPAYDMHIYDRKYPEAPPIPPPRYGQEEAGHATALSSYSYMFDAQPPAGPRPARRYRDWNPPLLGSLPDDFLRILPQQRGSVQNSQSSQPQVPGAGSTVTAAARGGAQASQGVATEQERKLKQYLDDERIALFLQNEEFMRELQRNREFLLALEKGDHNAPGPVETCSTVSDDAMFRDKLKHMGKSTRKKLFEIARTFSEKTKMRKPKRKALLKHQALGTAASTTNLLDDVEGNSCDDDVQGRRVPAHEEEEEEEEGRREPPS; the protein is encoded by the exons ATGACCAGCCTGTTCCGCCGGAGCAGCTCGAGAGGGGGCTCTGCGGGGAGCAACGACGGCGCCCCCGGCAACGGCTCCTCCGCCGCGCCGCAGGATCTCAACAACAGCCGTCCCGCAGCCCGGCCAGTCCGCCGGCTGGAGTTCAACCAGGCCATGGAGGACTTCAAGATCATGTTCCCCAGCGTGGACTCGGACGTGATCGAGTGCGTGCTGAGGGCTAACAGCGGGGCCGTGGAGGCAACCATCAACCAGCTGCTGCAGATGAACATGGACGGCTACGACGACAGTGACGACTCTGACGACAGCATCCCGCCAGAG ATTCTGGAGCGCACGCTGGAGCCGGACAGCTCAGACGAGGAGCCTCCTCCCGTCTACTCCCCCCCTGCCTACGACATGCACATCTACGACAGGAAGTACCCCGAGGCCCCGCCCATACCGCCTCCCAGGTACGGGCAGGAAGAGGCGGGGCATGCCACGGCACTCAGTAGCTACAGTTACAT GTTTGACGCCCAGCCCCCAGCAGGTCCCAGGCCAGCCCGTCGCTACAGGGACTGGAACCCCCCCTTACTGGGCAGCCTGCCAGACGACTTCCTGAGGATCCTGCCCCAGCAGAGGGGCAGTGTGCAG AACTCTCAGAGCAGCCAACCCCAGGTCCCGGGGGCGGGGTCTACAGTGACTGCAGCAGCGAGGGGCGGGGCTCAGGCATCGCAGGGCGTGGCCACTGAGCAGGAGCGCAAGCTGAAACAGTACCTGGATGACGAGAGGATCGCGCTGTTCCTGCAGAACGAGGAGTTCATGAGAGAGCTGCAGCGCAACAGGGAGTTCCTCCTTGCCTTGGAGAAAG gtgaTCACAACGCCCCGGGGCCAGTTGAGACCTGCAGCACCGTGTCTGACGATGCCATGTTCAGAGACAAGCTCAAGCACATGGGCAAAT ctacaaggaagaaactgtttgaaatagCGAGAACTTTCTCGGAGAAGACGAAGATGAGAAAGCCCAAGAGGAAAGCATTGCTGAAGCATCAGGC CCTGGGGACAGCGGCCTCTACAACAAACCTGCTGGATGACGTGGAAGGAAACTCCTGTG ATGATGACGTGCAGGGCAGGAGAGTGCCGGCtcatgaagaggaggaggaggaggaagaggggcgCAGGGAGCCTCCGTCATG a
- the LOC117430463 gene encoding small ribosomal subunit protein mS23-like isoform X1, with protein MAGSRLEKFGTVFTRVRDLMRAGVVKDADKPIWYDVYAAFPPKKEPVYQKPIARFGKVVDKVPEILYKEDTVRAKFYEVYGNGPRAFDLTKANFVSTSQRFIEKHQELEKTGDLDEEKLFEETAKALLAEGIVLRRRGGATQMALQSPGVSVSPEAESRDPVLEMRLKDMLQELQQEHREKQQTETARDPATTQ; from the exons ATGGCAGGCAGTAGGCTGGAGAAATTCGGGACTGTATTTACAAG GGTGCGTGATTTGATGCGGGCTGGGGTTGTTAAGGATGCAGACAAGCCCATCTGGTATGACGTCTACGCGGCCTTCCCACCAAAGAAAGAGCCTGTCTATCAGAAGCCGATCGCAAGATTCGGGAAGGTAGTGGACAAGGTGCCTGAAATCCTGTACAAGGAGGACACAGTGAGAGC GAAATTCTATGAAGTTTATGGAAATGGCCCGCGAGCTTTTGATCTCACAAAAGCTAATTTTGTTTCCACAAGCCAAAG GTTCATAGAGAAGCATCAAGAGCTGGAGAAGACTGGGGACCTGGATGAGGAGAAGCTGTTTGAAGAGACAGCGAAGGCTCTCCTTGCTGAAGGGATAGTACTGCGAAGACGAGGAGGGGCCACT cAGATGGCGCTGCAGTCGCCCGGAGTTTCAGTTTCTCCTGAAGCAGAGAGCAGGGACCCTGTGCTGGAAATGAGACTGAAGGACATGCTGCAGGAGCTGCAGCAGGAACACCGAGAGAAGCAGCAGACAGAGACCGCACGAGATCCTGCCACGACTCAGTAA
- the LOC131701646 gene encoding CUE domain-containing protein 1-like isoform X2, with amino-acid sequence MTSLFRRSSSRGGSAGSNDGAPGNGSSAAPQDLNNSRPAARPVRRLEFNQAMEDFKIMFPSVDSDVIECVLRANSGAVEATINQLLQMNMDGYDDSDDSDDSIPPEILERTLEPDSSDEEPPPVYSPPAYDMHIYDRKYPEAPPIPPPRFDAQPPAGPRPARRYRDWNPPLLGSLPDDFLRILPQQRGSVQNSQSSQPQVPGAGSTVTAAARGGAQASQGVATEQERKLKQYLDDERIALFLQNEEFMRELQRNREFLLALEKDRLKYESKKSKPSHTSASLENSTAGDHNAPGPVETCSTVSDDAMFRDKLKHMGKSTRKKLFEIARTFSEKTKMRKPKRKALLKHQALGTAASTTNLLDDVEGNSCDDDVQGRRVPAHEEEEEEEEGRREPPS; translated from the exons ATGACCAGCCTGTTCCGCCGGAGCAGCTCGAGAGGGGGCTCTGCGGGGAGCAACGACGGCGCCCCCGGCAACGGCTCCTCCGCCGCGCCGCAGGATCTCAACAACAGCCGTCCCGCAGCCCGGCCAGTCCGCCGGCTGGAGTTCAACCAGGCCATGGAGGACTTCAAGATCATGTTCCCCAGCGTGGACTCGGACGTGATCGAGTGCGTGCTGAGGGCTAACAGCGGGGCCGTGGAGGCAACCATCAACCAGCTGCTGCAGATGAACATGGACGGCTACGACGACAGTGACGACTCTGACGACAGCATCCCGCCAGAG ATTCTGGAGCGCACGCTGGAGCCGGACAGCTCAGACGAGGAGCCTCCTCCCGTCTACTCCCCCCCTGCCTACGACATGCACATCTACGACAGGAAGTACCCCGAGGCCCCGCCCATACCGCCTCCCAG GTTTGACGCCCAGCCCCCAGCAGGTCCCAGGCCAGCCCGTCGCTACAGGGACTGGAACCCCCCCTTACTGGGCAGCCTGCCAGACGACTTCCTGAGGATCCTGCCCCAGCAGAGGGGCAGTGTGCAG AACTCTCAGAGCAGCCAACCCCAGGTCCCGGGGGCGGGGTCTACAGTGACTGCAGCAGCGAGGGGCGGGGCTCAGGCATCGCAGGGCGTGGCCACTGAGCAGGAGCGCAAGCTGAAACAGTACCTGGATGACGAGAGGATCGCGCTGTTCCTGCAGAACGAGGAGTTCATGAGAGAGCTGCAGCGCAACAGGGAGTTCCTCCTTGCCTTGGAGAAAG atcGGCTGAAGTACGAATCAAAGAAATCCAAGCCCAGCCATACCTCGGCCAGCCTGGAGAATTCTACAGCAG gtgaTCACAACGCCCCGGGGCCAGTTGAGACCTGCAGCACCGTGTCTGACGATGCCATGTTCAGAGACAAGCTCAAGCACATGGGCAAAT ctacaaggaagaaactgtttgaaatagCGAGAACTTTCTCGGAGAAGACGAAGATGAGAAAGCCCAAGAGGAAAGCATTGCTGAAGCATCAGGC CCTGGGGACAGCGGCCTCTACAACAAACCTGCTGGATGACGTGGAAGGAAACTCCTGTG ATGATGACGTGCAGGGCAGGAGAGTGCCGGCtcatgaagaggaggaggaggaggaagaggggcgCAGGGAGCCTCCGTCATG a
- the LOC131701646 gene encoding CUE domain-containing protein 1-like isoform X1, with amino-acid sequence MTSLFRRSSSRGGSAGSNDGAPGNGSSAAPQDLNNSRPAARPVRRLEFNQAMEDFKIMFPSVDSDVIECVLRANSGAVEATINQLLQMNMDGYDDSDDSDDSIPPEILERTLEPDSSDEEPPPVYSPPAYDMHIYDRKYPEAPPIPPPRYGQEEAGHATALSSYSYMFDAQPPAGPRPARRYRDWNPPLLGSLPDDFLRILPQQRGSVQNSQSSQPQVPGAGSTVTAAARGGAQASQGVATEQERKLKQYLDDERIALFLQNEEFMRELQRNREFLLALEKDRLKYESKKSKPSHTSASLENSTAGDHNAPGPVETCSTVSDDAMFRDKLKHMGKSTRKKLFEIARTFSEKTKMRKPKRKALLKHQALGTAASTTNLLDDVEGNSCDDDVQGRRVPAHEEEEEEEEGRREPPS; translated from the exons ATGACCAGCCTGTTCCGCCGGAGCAGCTCGAGAGGGGGCTCTGCGGGGAGCAACGACGGCGCCCCCGGCAACGGCTCCTCCGCCGCGCCGCAGGATCTCAACAACAGCCGTCCCGCAGCCCGGCCAGTCCGCCGGCTGGAGTTCAACCAGGCCATGGAGGACTTCAAGATCATGTTCCCCAGCGTGGACTCGGACGTGATCGAGTGCGTGCTGAGGGCTAACAGCGGGGCCGTGGAGGCAACCATCAACCAGCTGCTGCAGATGAACATGGACGGCTACGACGACAGTGACGACTCTGACGACAGCATCCCGCCAGAG ATTCTGGAGCGCACGCTGGAGCCGGACAGCTCAGACGAGGAGCCTCCTCCCGTCTACTCCCCCCCTGCCTACGACATGCACATCTACGACAGGAAGTACCCCGAGGCCCCGCCCATACCGCCTCCCAGGTACGGGCAGGAAGAGGCGGGGCATGCCACGGCACTCAGTAGCTACAGTTACAT GTTTGACGCCCAGCCCCCAGCAGGTCCCAGGCCAGCCCGTCGCTACAGGGACTGGAACCCCCCCTTACTGGGCAGCCTGCCAGACGACTTCCTGAGGATCCTGCCCCAGCAGAGGGGCAGTGTGCAG AACTCTCAGAGCAGCCAACCCCAGGTCCCGGGGGCGGGGTCTACAGTGACTGCAGCAGCGAGGGGCGGGGCTCAGGCATCGCAGGGCGTGGCCACTGAGCAGGAGCGCAAGCTGAAACAGTACCTGGATGACGAGAGGATCGCGCTGTTCCTGCAGAACGAGGAGTTCATGAGAGAGCTGCAGCGCAACAGGGAGTTCCTCCTTGCCTTGGAGAAAG atcGGCTGAAGTACGAATCAAAGAAATCCAAGCCCAGCCATACCTCGGCCAGCCTGGAGAATTCTACAGCAG gtgaTCACAACGCCCCGGGGCCAGTTGAGACCTGCAGCACCGTGTCTGACGATGCCATGTTCAGAGACAAGCTCAAGCACATGGGCAAAT ctacaaggaagaaactgtttgaaatagCGAGAACTTTCTCGGAGAAGACGAAGATGAGAAAGCCCAAGAGGAAAGCATTGCTGAAGCATCAGGC CCTGGGGACAGCGGCCTCTACAACAAACCTGCTGGATGACGTGGAAGGAAACTCCTGTG ATGATGACGTGCAGGGCAGGAGAGTGCCGGCtcatgaagaggaggaggaggaggaagaggggcgCAGGGAGCCTCCGTCATG a
- the LOC117430463 gene encoding small ribosomal subunit protein mS23-like isoform X2, with product MAGSRLEKFGTVFTRVRDLMRAGVVKDADKPIWYDVYAAFPPKKEPVYQKPIARFGKVVDKVPEILYKEDTVRAKFYEVYGNGPRAFDLTKANFVSTSQRFIEKHQELEKTGDLDEEKLFEETAKALLAEGIVLRRRGGATMALQSPGVSVSPEAESRDPVLEMRLKDMLQELQQEHREKQQTETARDPATTQ from the exons ATGGCAGGCAGTAGGCTGGAGAAATTCGGGACTGTATTTACAAG GGTGCGTGATTTGATGCGGGCTGGGGTTGTTAAGGATGCAGACAAGCCCATCTGGTATGACGTCTACGCGGCCTTCCCACCAAAGAAAGAGCCTGTCTATCAGAAGCCGATCGCAAGATTCGGGAAGGTAGTGGACAAGGTGCCTGAAATCCTGTACAAGGAGGACACAGTGAGAGC GAAATTCTATGAAGTTTATGGAAATGGCCCGCGAGCTTTTGATCTCACAAAAGCTAATTTTGTTTCCACAAGCCAAAG GTTCATAGAGAAGCATCAAGAGCTGGAGAAGACTGGGGACCTGGATGAGGAGAAGCTGTTTGAAGAGACAGCGAAGGCTCTCCTTGCTGAAGGGATAGTACTGCGAAGACGAGGAGGGGCCACT ATGGCGCTGCAGTCGCCCGGAGTTTCAGTTTCTCCTGAAGCAGAGAGCAGGGACCCTGTGCTGGAAATGAGACTGAAGGACATGCTGCAGGAGCTGCAGCAGGAACACCGAGAGAAGCAGCAGACAGAGACCGCACGAGATCCTGCCACGACTCAGTAA